The following proteins are encoded in a genomic region of Oncorhynchus kisutch isolate 150728-3 linkage group LG6, Okis_V2, whole genome shotgun sequence:
- the si:ch211-11k18.4 gene encoding uncharacterized protein si:ch211-11k18.4 has product MSGKIKSRIAANADSLSGSVSCDERILRDCHQLYIDADSGLVAVAQSVGVTLLAPRKKITVMLMGNHSAGKSSFINWYVEEHIQRTGVAIETQGFSFVTSGRKRESLTGNATLHLYPHFKPLHELKGVSEYLGTEICTSRQKRFSLVTFVDSPGLVDGDMKYPFDVDQAIMWLGELCDLILVFFDPMGQALCKRTLNIVEKLNEKHGDRLRFYLSKADEAGGESDRQRVMMQIVQELCKRPGLNKCGFDMPTIYVPNPNKPSRCVNQIEEACRTIEKTINQTVQNTLNSLEKDCELITKAIADTLSHDRQTSVDNRRARCKGCVLALLGFSVPFMLMAALVLGSLSRELLEMSLGHDGIEALSLYLTPVVRVFESMSVEYQLYSCGGLIFLSFLLLILARFSFRSRPTLSGRQKRQLQEKLDYVQEVVKTKKKKLYEEYLRQSVGDQDMD; this is encoded by the exons ATGTCTGGGAAAATCAAGAGCCGAATCGCGGCAAATGCCGACTCGTTGTCTGGAAGTGTGTCTTGCGATGAGCGCATTTTACGAGACTGTCATCAATTGTACATCGATGCCGACAGTG GGCTGGTAGCAGTGGCCCAGTCTGTTGGCGtgactctgctggcacccaggaAAAAGATCACGGTCATGTTGATGGGCAACCACTCTGCCGGCAAGAGCTCCTTCATCAACTG GTATGTGGAGGAACACATCCAGCGTACAGGAGTGGCCATTGAGACGCAAGGCTTCAGCTTTGTCACAAGTGGCCGCAAGAGAGAGTCTCTCACA GGAAATGCCACGCTGCACCTTTACCCACACTTCAAACCTCTACACGAGCTCAAAG gTGTGTCTGAGTACCTGGGTACTGAGATCTGCACTTCGAGGCAAAAGCGCTTCAGCCTGGTGACGTTTGTGGACTCTCCTGGCCTGGTAGACGGGGACATGAAGTACCCCTTCGATGTGGACCAGGCCATCATGTGGCTGG GCGAGCTGTGTGACCTCATCCTGGTGTTCTTTGACCCCATGGGCCAGGCGCTGTGCAAACGCACCCTCAACATCGTGGAGAAGCTCAACGAGAAGCACGGCGACCGTCTGCGCTTCTACCTCAGTAAGGCCGACGAGGCCGGGGGAGAGTCGGACAGacag AGGGTGATGATGCAGATAGTCCAGGAGCTGTGCAAGCGGCCGGGACTCAACAAGTGTGGCTTTGACATGCCTACCATCTATGTCCCCAACCCCAACAAG CCCAGTCGCTGTGTGAACCAGATTGAGGAGGCATGTCGCACCATCGAGAAGACCATCAACCAGACGGTCCAGAACACACTCAACTCACTAGAGAAGGACTGTGAGCTCATCACTAAGGCCATTGCAGATACACTCAGCCACGACAG gcaGACGAGTGTAGATAACCGGCGGGCGCGCTGTAAGGGCTGTGTGTTGGCTCTGCTGGGCTTCAGTGTGCCCTTCATGCTGATGGCAGCCCTGGTGCTGGGCAGCCTCTCCAGAGAGCTGCTAGAGATGTCCCTGGGGCATGATGGCATTgaggccctctctctctacctg ACTCCTGTAGTGAGAGTGTTTGAATCTATGTCCGTGGAGTACCAGCTCTACAGTTGTGGCGGActcatcttcctctccttcctactcctcatccTTGCCCGCTTCTCTTTCAG atctCGGCCCACTCTCTCTGGCCGACAGAAGAGGCAGCTACAGGAAAAGCTGGATTATGTGCAGGAGGTGGTAAAGACCAagaag AAGAAGCTCTATGAGGAATACCTTCGCCAGAGTGTGGGTGATCAAGATATGGACTGA